The Arachis hypogaea cultivar Tifrunner chromosome 16, arahy.Tifrunner.gnm2.J5K5, whole genome shotgun sequence genome contains a region encoding:
- the LOC112755471 gene encoding uncharacterized protein isoform X7, with amino-acid sequence MPDKHLTSNQGQGDDIATGGPSVKNPEGEILSGSSHEEMHLQPIQEQIVEQVHSGHGRGLQEEPYQQSTPVGSIALDPNYELSMGDDAVNLARPVDVSHSFDAKTVDFMKLAGIIKDLNEDVLAEIIRGLNEDEFYFLLKSRREVSDADPLATSSTLPDGDFSEAFQRLKEELFLSTLMKSISDMQLSEHLELQLQADNEHPQFVDEVSELRASHLEVNEKNQLLIEELSNCRAELQDVSQKCVELQNQFNAAKGVVDTLSARVVELQISCEVSQEDSLNLSADLSDCRSLISCLQSEKKGMNENLELVSSEKVRLANEKEVHLGESKRLSTELSDLKSSMEVIEVGNEVFDDSLGFVSLKTCLNEMEKILAKLEQATNEFHFQSVGRSGEQVSPAAVSKTHEDEHEVEVRDSNEVHSSSESFIMFAKEETGNMRKLLSEWKGHVQSADALFKGERDGRKIGDAKNRDLKDQFEELKQHCSNLEASNVELTVQCEAAKQLLADFQEKKCHLEELCEALKQEDIQLKAKNNELYEKLGQFQSKVSELYTEICDVKQSSNEMSSIIGDQLENLQKELTQRTMVLEQGWNTIMADIFKLVSKLNESVGETSSAVSFDAHDNLDINNLLAVSVNAATKMIFDLRKKLEATCSEHETICSSFKEVNMKCEDLLGRNELAVGVLHKIYNDLRKLLLSHSGSMGEEKIDVQSEALPDLLNYDSYQNIMRCLVDLLTEKRELESVNNEMKSEMEELKIKCLDLDSVSKLIEDLAGALNIEHSQIERNKTPLSCLDSLVSSLLQKTRDAEIQLHMTKEGYGYSETELAELEDKMHYLDTLRLEKENEILVLKEILHQAEEALTAARSELHEKTNELEYSEQKVSSVREKLSIAVAKGKGLVVQRDGLKQSLAETSSELERCMQELQLKDARLHEVETKLKTYAEAGERMEAMESELSYIRNSSNSLRESFLLKDSMLQRIEEVLEELDLPEQFHSGDIIEKIDWLARSVASNSLPMNDWEQKESAGGVSYADAGYVARESLEDDSQLPPDSGDDSRKDDSQLQSDPGDVRQQQEELQASLVPLDGDDLRKKFEELHKKYFGLAEQNEMLEQSLMERNSIVQRWEELVDRIDMPSHLRSVEMEDRIEWVGRALAEANHHVDSLQLKIEKYESYCGLLNSDLEGSQRTVSALQTDLRSLTTEREHLSEKLEVLMFECEKLSMEVGQAEYQNEVMHNEISSLKDILEKKELENEKLHTELASLKDILEKKDSIEEQVFAIDSKLRKLHDLLGDALPESEMENLVSVTANIDSLEELLRKLIENQASLQSKKDAIEEQIFTIDSKLQKLHDLVCDVLPESETQNLVSGSANIDSLEELLRRLVENQASLKSKKDAIEEQIFTIDGKLRKLHDLVGDVLPESETENLVSGSLSIDSLEALLRKLIENQVGLQSKKDAIEEQIFIIDGKLRKLHDLVGDALPESETENLVSGSLNIDSLEELLRRLIENQASLQSKKDAIEEQIFIIDGKLRRLHDLVGDALPESETENLVSGSANIDSLEELLRKLIENQASIQSEKGAIEEQIFTTDGKLRKLYDLIRDVLPESETQNLVSGSSNIDSLEELLRKLVENQASLQSKKDAIEEQIFTVDGKLKKLHDLVGDVLPQSETENLVSGSANIDSLEELLRKLIENQASFRSKKDAIEEQIFTIDGKLQKLHDLVRDVLPESETQNLVSGSANIDSLEELLRKLVENQASLQSKKDAIEEQIFTIDGKLKKLHDLVGDVLPESETGNLVSGSANIDSLEELLRKLIENQASFRSKKDAIEEQIFTIDGKLQKLHDLVRDVLPESETQNLVSGSANIDSLEELLRKLVENQASLQSKKDAIEEQIFTIDRKLKKLHDLVGDVLPESETENLVSGSANIDSLEELLRKLIENQASLQTKKDATEEQIFIIDGKLRKLHELVGDALPESETENLVSRSANIDSLEELLRKLIENQASIQSEKGAIEEQIFTTDGKLRKLHDLVFDVLPEYETENLVSGSANIDTLEELLRKLVENQASLQSKKDTIEEQIFTIDVKLRKLHDLVGDVLPESETENLVSGSANIDSLEELLRKLIENQASLQSNKLMHVVELASDSSQQDGATILEARSTDMHDKEEADIDRYKKDLEEALSELAHAKEEREKTLEKQMSLSTEVEALSKRIEELQLLLNQEEQKSASVREKLNVAVRKGKSLVQHRDSLKQTIEEMTTEITQLKSEISNREDTLAEHAQKLSHLSTYPNRLEALESEMIHLKNHLAESEHHLQEKEYSLNLILNKLGEIEIGGEGYISDPIKKLECIEKLCSDLHGTVASLEQESRKSKRAAELLLAELNEVQERNDAFQEELAKADAELVDLRKERDSFEAAKLEALSHLQKLSALHEEGKKNHSSEMTALKSSMNELCTGFGEIQHLLVSAFSMDLESFQNLEAGLKSCIKGSNATNMLDSSVAKTHNGMSPCSSITKQSSLSSDSRSDFDTVGNFHLLRSQLQEVLVEIGSLKERITMHSSLMLEQDKNLSELMASIEKEMTIQRESCEAMKQKVTNQDGELVALRGSIDYLCEACISSVNEIENGKAELVGNKVESDPGINLMLTSFGDGTSEERIRTLVDRLLMAAKSVATIRTGFADANHNEMKATITNLQLELQEKDVQRERICSELVKQIKDAEASANSYSQDLQSLKIQEHNLKKQVEVIEAERKILEERVNELQEKQRIAAELEEKTKSQTDLLAAKDQEIESLMHALDEEEMQMEELTNKIVELEKVVQQKTQEIESLDSSRGKVMKKLAVTVGKFDELHHLSASLLSEVERLQSQLQERDSEISFLRQEVTRCTNDVLLATQMSNKAGSDEIFELLMWVDTMISQEGMDDILPDLKSNSQVHEYKEILQKKLMSVLSELENLKAVAENKDAMLQEEKSKVEKLNHKAETLEKSLHEKEMQLNLLEGVEENGKGASTSSEILEVEPVVNEWRTTGSFVTPQVRSLRKGNNDYVAIAVDEDPVSTSRIEDEEDDKVHGFKSLSSSKIVPRFTRPVTDLIDGLWVSCDRTLMRRPILRLGIIIYWAIVHALLAFFVV; translated from the exons ATGCCAGATAAGCATTTGACTTCTAATCAAGGGCAGGGAGATGATATTGCAACTGGTGGTCCTTCTGTGAAGAATCCGGAGGGAGAAATATTATCAGGTTCATCCCATGAAGAAATGCATCTTCAGCCTattcaagaacagattgttgaacagGTTCATAGTGGACATGGCAGAGGACTTCAGGAGGAGCCTTATCAGCAAAGCACTCCTGTTGGATCTATAGCTCTGGATCCAAATTATGAGTTGTCAATGGGAGATGACGCGGTTAATTTGGCCAGGCCAGTGGATGTCTCTCATAGTTTTGATGCAAAAACAGTTGATTTCATGAAGCTGGCTGGAATTATAAAAGATCTTAATGAAGATGTGCTGGCTGAAATTATAAGGGGGCTTAATGAAGACGAGTTTTACTTTTTGCTCAAGTCAAGAAGGGAAGTTTCCGATGCAGATCCTCTAGCCACTAGTTCAACTCTACCTGATGGTGACTTTTCAGAAGCATTTCAGAGACTTAAAGAAGAATTGTTCCTTTCAACTTTAATGAAAAGTATATCTGACATGCAGTTAAGTGAACACTTGGAGCTACAGCTGCAGGCTGACAATGAACATCCCCAGTTCGTTGATGAAGTATCTGAGCTCCGAGCTTCTCATCTCGAAGTTAATGAGAAGAATCAACTCCTTATTGAAGAGCTTTCTAATTGCCGTGCTGAACTGCAAGATGTTTCCCAAAAGTGTGTTGAACTGCAAAACCAATTTAATGCTGCCAAGGGTGTGGTTGATACTCTTTCTGCCAGAGTAGTTGAGCTGCAGATTAGTTGTGAAGTCTCCCAAGAAGATTCATTGAATCTGTCAGCAGATTTGTCCGACTGTAGAAGCTTGATCTCATGCTTACAATCTGAAAAGAAGGGTATGAATGAAAATCTTGAGTTGGTGTCTTCTGAGAAAGTCAGACTTGCAAATGAGAAGGAGGTTCATCTAGGTGAAAGTAAGAGGCTGTCAACTGAATTATCTGACTTAAAGAGTTCCATGGAAGTTATAGAAGTTGGAAACGAAGTTTTTGATGATTCTCTTGGTTTTGTTTCGTTGAAGACTTGCTTGAATGAGATGGAGAAAATTTTGGCGAAGCTTGAACAGGCAACTAATGAGTTCCATTTTCAATCAGTCGGCAGGTCTGGTGAACAAGTTTCTCCAGCTGCAGTATCAAAAACACATGAAGATGAACATGAGGTGGAGGTAAGGGATTCAAATGAAGTTCATTCGTCATCAGAATCATTTATTATGTTTGCCAAAGAGGAAACTGGAAACATGAGAAAATTGCTTTCAGAGTGGAAGGGGCATGTTCAGAGTGCAGATGCGTTGTTCAAGGGGGAGCGTGATGGTAGGAAAATTGGTGATGCAAAGAACCGTGATCTCAAAGATCAGTTCGAAGAATTGAAACAACATTGTTCAAATTTGGAAGCATCCAATGTTGAACTTACAGTTCAATGTGAAGCTGCAAAACAACTTCTGGCTGACTTTCAAGAAAAGAAATGTCATCTTGAGGAACTCTGCGAAGCTTTAAAACAAGAAGATATCCAACTCAAAGCCAAAAATAACGAACTTTATGAAAAACTTGGGCAGTTTCAGTCAAAAGTTAGTGAATTGTATACTGAAATCTGCGATGTGAAACAAAGTTCAAATGAGATGTCTTCTATTATTGGTGATCAACTGGAAAATTTGCAGAAGGAGTTGACTCAAAGAACTATGGTGCTCGAGCAAGGCTGGAATACTATTATGGCTGATATATTTAAATTAGTTAGCAAGCTGAATGAATCAGTTGGGGAAACATCCTCAGCCGTCTCGTTTGATGCTCATGATAACTTGGATATCAATAATCTGTTAGCAGTTTCTGTTAATGCAGCCACTAAAATGATTTTTGATCTTCGGAAGAAACTTGAAGCTACTTGTTCGGAACATGAAACAATCTGCTCATCATTTAAAGAGGTGAATATGAAATGTGAGGATCTGCTTGGACGGAATGAATTGGCTGTTGGTGTATTGCACAAGATATACAATGACCTGCGGAAACTTCTGCTCAGTCATAGTGGATCTATGGGTGAAGAGAAGATAGATGTACAAAGCGAAGCACTGCCTGATCTCCTTAACTATGATAGCTATCAGAATATCATGAGATGTCTTGTGGATTTATTGACTGAAAAGCGGGAGCTTGAGTCTGTTAACAATGAGATGAAGTCAGAAATGGAGGAACTGAAGATCAAGTGTCTTGATCTAGACTCTGTTAGCAAGTTAATTGAAGATCTTGCCGGCGCTCTGAATATAGAGCATTCGCAGATTGAAAGAAATAAAACTCCTCTTTCATGCTTGGATTCATTAGTGTCTAGCCTTCTACAGAAAACCAGAGATGCTGAAATCCAGTTACACATGACTAAAGAAGGCTATGGATATAGCGAGACTGAATTGGCTGAATTGGAGGACAAAATGCATTATCTAGACACACTGCGTCttgagaaagaaaatgaaatCCTTGTTCTTAAGGAAATCTTACACCAAGCTGAGGAAGCTCTTACTGCTGCTCGTTCTGAATTGCATGAGAAAACAAATGAACTTGAATATTCAGAGCAAAAGGTGTCCTCCGTGCGGGAGAAACTTAGCATTGCAGTTGCCAAGGGAAAAGGCTTGGTTGTCCAGCGGGATGGCCTCAAGCAGTCTCTGGCTGAGACATCTAGTGAACTGGAGAGATGCATGCAGGAGTTGCAATTGAAAGATGCTAGACTTCATGAGGTTGAAACAAAGCTTAAGACCTACGCAGAGGCTGGTGAGCGCATGGAAGCTATGGAATCCGAGCTTTCATATATTCGTAATTCATCTAATTCCTTGAGAGAGTCATTTCTTCTTAAAGATTCAATGCTTCAGAGGATAGAAGAGGTTTTGGAAGAACTAGATCTCCCAGAGCAGTTTCATTCAGGAGATATAATTGAAAAGATTGATTGGTTGGCTAGGTCAGTTGCTAGTAACTCATTGCCTATGAATGATTGGGAGCAGAAGGAATCTGCAGGAGGAGTTTCATACGCTGATGCTGGTTATGTTGCCAGAGAGTCCTTGGAAGATGATAGTCAGCTGCCACCAGATTCAGGGGATGATTCCCGGAAAGATGATAGTCAGCTGCAATCAGATCCAGGGGATGTACGGCAGCAACAAGAAGAGCTACAAGCCAGTCTTGTCCCACTAGATGGAGATGATCTGAGaaagaaatttgaggagttaCACAAGAAGTATTTTGGTCTGGCTGAGCAAAATGAAATGCTGGAGCAGTCATTGATGGAAAGAAACAGCATAGTTCAGAGATGGGAAGAGCTTGTAGACAGGATTGATATGCCTTCACATTTACGGTCTGTGGAAATGGAGGATAGAATTGAATGGGTAGGACGAGCACTTGCTGAGGCTAATCATCATGTTGATTCTCTGCAGCTTAAGATTGAAAAATACGAAAGCTATTGTGGATTGCTAAATTCTGATCTTGAAGGGTCTCAAAGGACAGTCTCTGCTCTTCAGACAGACCTTAGATCTCTTACAACTGAGAGAGAGCACCTTTCTGAAAAACTGGAAGTACTGATGTTTGAATGTGAGAAACTATCTATGGAGGTTGGGCAAGCTGAATATCAGAATGAAGTGATGCATAATGAAATATCTAGTTTGAAGGATATACTGGAAAAGAAAGAACTTGAGAATGAAAAGTTGCATACTGAACTAGCTAGTTTGAAGGATATATTGGAAAAGAAAGATTCAATTGAAGAACAAGTATTTGCCATTGATAGCAAGCTCAGAAAACTGCATGACTTACTTGGTGATGCGTTGCCAGAATCTGAAATGGAAAATCTGGTTTCTGTAACTGCAAATATTGATTCCTTGGAAGAACTGCTGAGAAAGCTTATAGAAAATCAAGCTAGTCTTCAATCAAAGAAGGATGCAATTGAAGAACAAATTTTCACCATTGATAGTAAGCTCCAAAAACTGCATGACTTAGTTTGTGACGTCTTGCCAGAATCTGAAACACAAAATCTGGTTTCTGGAAGTGCAAATATTGATTCCTTGGAAGAATTGCTGAGAAGGCTTGTAGAAAATCAAGCAAGTCTTAAATCAAAGAAAGATGCAATTGAAGAACAAATTTTCACCATTGATGGGAAGCTCAGAAAACTGCATGACTTAGTTGGTGATGTGCTGCCAGAATCCGAAACTGAAAATCTTGTTTCCGGAAGTTTAAGTATTGATTCCTTGGAAGCACTGCTGAGAAAGCTTATAGAAAATCAAGTTGGTCTTCAATCAAAGAAGGATGCAATTGAAGAACAAATTTTCATCATTGATGGGAAGCTCAGGAAACTGCATGACTTAGTTGGTGATGCGCTGCCAGAATCCGAAACTGAAAATCTTGTTTCCGGAAGTTTAAATATTGATTCCTTGGAAGAACTGCTGAGAAGGCTTATAGAAAATCAAGCTAGTCTTCAATCAAAGAAGGATGCAATTGAAGAACAAATTTTCATCATTGATGGGAAGCTCAGGAGACTGCATGACTTAGTTGGTGATGCGCTGCCAGAATCCGAAACTGAAAATCTTGTTTCTGGAAGTGCAAATATTGATTCCTTGGAAGAACTGCTGAGAAAGCTTATAGAAAATCAAGCAAGTATTCAATCAGAGAAAGGTGCAATTGAAGAACAAATTTTCACCACTGATGGCAAGCTCAGGAAACTGTATGACTTAATTCGTGATGTCTTGCCAGAATCTGAAACACAAAATCTGGTTTCTGGAAGTTCAAATATTGATTCCTTGGAAGAATTGCTGAGAAAGCTTGTAGAAAATCAAGCAAGCCTTCAATCAAAGAAAGATGCAATTGAAGAACAAATTTTCACCGTTGATGGGAAGCTAAAAAAACTGCATGACTTAGTTGGTGATGTGCTGCCACAATCTGAAACTGAAAATCTGGTTTCTGGAAGTGCAAATATTGATTCCTTGGAAGAACTGCTGAGAAAGCTTATAGAAAATCAAGCAAGTTTTCGATCAAAGAAAGATGCAATTGAAGAACAAATTTTCACCATTGATGGTAAGCTCCAAAAACTGCATGACTTAGTTCGTGATGTCTTGCCAGAATCTGAAACACAAAATCTGGTTTCTGGAAGTGCAAATATTGATTCCTTGGAAGAATTGCTGAGAAAGCTTGTAGAAAATCAAGCAAGCCTTCAATCAAAGAAAGATGCAATTGAAGAACAAATTTTCACCATTGATGGGAAGCTAAAAAAACTGCATGACTTAGTTGGTGATGTGCTGCCAGAATCTGAAACTGGAAATCTGGTTTCTGGAAGTGCAAATATTGATTCCTTGGAAGAACTGCTGAGAAAGCTTATAGAAAATCAAGCAAGTTTTCGATCAAAGAAAGATGCAATTGAAGAACAAATTTTCACCATTGATGGTAAGCTCCAAAAACTGCATGACTTAGTTCGTGATGTCTTGCCAGAATCTGAAACACAAAATCTGGTTTCTGGAAGTGCAAATATTGATTCCTTGGAAGAATTGCTGAGAAAGCTTGTAGAAAATCAAGCAAGCCTTCAATCAAAGAAAGATGCAATTGAAGAACAAATTTTCACCATTGATAGGAAGCTCAAAAAACTGCATGACTTAGTTGGTGATGTGCTGCCAGAATCTGAAACTGAAAATCTGGTTTCTGGAAGTGCAAATATTGATTCCTTGGAAGAACTGCTGAGAAAGCTTATAGAAAATCAAGCTAGTCTTCAAACAAAGAAGGATGCAACTGAAGAACAAATTTTCATCATTGATGGGAAGCTCAGAAAACTGCATGAATTAGTAGGTGATGCGCTGCCAGAATCCGAAACTGAAAATCTTGTTTCCAGAAGTGCAAATATTGATTCCTTGGAAGAACTGCTGAGAAAGCTTATAGAAAATCAAGCAAGTATTCAATCAGAGAAAGGTGCAATTGAAGAACAAATTTTCACCACTGATGGCAAGCTCAGGAAACTGCATGACTTAGTTTTTGACGTCTTGCCAGAATATGAAACAGAAAATCTGGTTTCCGGAAGTGCAAATATTGATACCTTGGAAGAATTGCTGAGGAAGCTTGTAGAAAATCAAGCCAGCCTTCAATCAAAGAAAGATACAATTGAAGAACAAATTTTCACCATTGATGTCAAACTCAGGAAACTGCATGATTTAGTTGGTGATGTATTGCCAGAATCTGAAACAGAAAATCTGGTTTCGGGAAGTGCAAATATTGATTCCTTGGAAGAACTGCTGAGAAAGCTTATAGAAAATCAAGCAAGTCTTCAATCAAACAAACTGATGCATGTGGTTGAACTTGCTAGTGACAGTTCACAACAAGATGGTGCCACTATTCTGGAGGCAAGAAGTACAGATATGCATGATAAGGAGGAGGCAGATATTGATAGATATAAGAAAGATCTGGAGGAGGCTTTGAGTGAATTGGCGCATGcaaaggaggagagagagaaaactTTGGAAAAGCAAATGTCTTTATCCACTGAAGTTGAAGCTTTGAGCAAGAGAATTGAGGAGTTGCAATTGCTTCTTAATCAGGAGGAGCAGAAGTCAGCATCTGTTAGAGAAAAATTAAACGTTGCTGTCAGGAAAGGGAAGTCTTTGGTCCAACACCGAGACAGTCTTAAACAAACAATTGAAGAGATGACTACTGAGATTACGCAGTTGAAATCTGAGATCAGTAATAGGGAAGATACTCTGGCTGAGCATGCTCAGAAGTTAAGTCATTTGTCAACTTACCCAAATAGATTGGAAGCTCTTGAATCTGAGATGATACATCTGAAGAACCACTTGGCAGAATCTGAGCACCACTTGCAGGAGAAAGAATATTCTTTGAACCTGATTTTGAACAAGTTAGGTGAGATTGAGATTGGTGGTGAGGGTTATATAAGTGATCCAATCAAGAAGTTGGAATGCATTGAGAAACTTTGCTCTGATCTGCATGGTACTGTTGCCTCTTTAGAACAAGAATCCAGGAAATCTAAAAGAGCAGCAGAGCTCCTGTTGGCAGAGTTGAATGAGGTTCAGGAAAGAAATGATGCTTTTCAGGAGGAGCTCGCAAAGGCAGATGCTGAGCTTGTGGATCTCAGGAAAGAGAGGGATTCATTTGAGGCTGCCAAACTGGAAGCTCTTTCACATCTTCAAAAGTTGTCAGCCTTGCATGAGGAGGGAAAAAAGAACCATTCTTCCGAGATGACGGCATTAAAATCTAGCATGAATGAACTCTGCACAGGATTTGGTGAGATACAGCATTTACTGGTTAGTGCGTTCTCCATGGATTTGgaatcttttcaaaatctggaGGCTGGTCTCAAGTCATGCATAAAAGGAAGCAATGCTACAAATATGTTGGATTCATCTGTTGCCAAAACACATAATGGCATGTCACCTTGTTCATCTATTACTAAG CAGAGCTCCTTGTCTTCAGATTCTCGATCTGATTTTGACACAGTTGGAAATTTCCATCTTCTTCGGAGTCAACTGCAAGAGGTATTGGTAGAGATTGGTTCTCTTAAGGAAAGAATAACTATGCACTCAAGTTTGATGCTGGAGCAAGACAAAAATCTGTCTGAACTAATGGCGAGTATTGAAAAAGAAATGACTATCCAAAGAGAGTCATGTGAAGCCATGAAGCAAAAAGTTACTAATCAAGATGGGGAACTAGTTGCATTACGCGGGAGCATTGACTacctttgtgaagcatgtatcaGCTCAGTCaatgaaattgaaaatggaaaagCTGAACTGGTTGGAAATAAGGTTGAATCAGATCCAGGGATTAACTTGATGCTGACATCATTTGGCGATGGAACATCTGAAGAACGCATCAGAACCCTCGTAGATAGATTGCTGATGGCTGCAAAAAGTGTTGCTACTATAAGAACTGGTTTTGCAGATGCTAATCATAATGAAATGAAGGCTACTATAACAAATTTACAGCTAGAGCTTCAGGAGAAGGATGTCCAAAGAGAGAGGATTTGCTCAGAGCTGGTAAAGCAGATCAAGGATGCTGAAGCTTCTGCAAACAGTTACTCTCAAGATCTTCAATCTCTTAAGATTCAAGAGCACAATCTTAAGAAACAGGTGGAAGTAATTGAGGCAGAAAGGAAGATACTGGAAGAGAGAGTAAATGAGCTGCAGGAAAAGCAACGAATTGCAGCTGAATTGGAGGAGAAAACCAAATCTCAGACTGATTTGCTGGCCGCCAAAGACCAAG AAATCGAATCACTCATGCATGCACTTGATGAGGAAGAGATGCAAATGGAAGAGCTGACAAATAAGATTGTGGAACTTGAGAAGGTTGTTCAGCAGAAGACTCAGGAGATTGAAAGTCTTGACTCCTCTCGTGGTAAGGTTATGAAAAAGCTTGCTGTAACTGTAGGTAAGTTTGATGAGCTTCACCACCTGTCTGCAAGTCTCCTTTCGGAGGTTGAAAGGCTTCAGTCCCAATTGCAAGAAAGAGACAGTGAAATTTCTTTCTTAAGACAAGAGGTTACAAGATGCACGAATGATGTTCTTCTTGCAACACAAATGAGTAACAAGGCAGGTTCAGACGAGATCTTTGAGCTTTTGATGTGGGTTGACACAATGATATCTCAAGAGGGGATGGATGATATACTTCCCGACCTCAAAAGCAATAGTCAAGTTCATGAATACAAAGAAATACTTCAGAAGAAACTGATGTCTGTATTATCGGAATTGGAGAATCTAAAGGCTGTTGCTGAAAATAAGGATGCAATGTTGCAAGAAGAAAAGAgtaaggtagaaaagttgaaccACAAAGCAGAAACTCTTGAGAAGTCCTTGCATGAGAAAGAAATGCAGTTGAATTTGCTCGAAGGTGTTGAAGAAAATGGGAAGGGAGCTAGCACGAGCTCAGAAATTTTGGAAGTTGAACCAGTG GTGAACGAGTGGAGAACAACAGGGTCTTTTGTAACACCTCAAGTCCGCAGTTTGCGCAAGGGCAATAATGATTATGTTGCCATTGCTGTAGATGAAGACCCTGTTAGTACTAGTAGGATAGAAGATGAAGAGGACGACAAAG TCCATGGTTTCAAATCACTTAGTTCTTCAAAAATAGTCCCGAGATTTACTAGACCTGTGACAGACTTGATCGATGGCTTGTG GGTTTCATGTGATCGAACTCTTATGAGACGGCCAATATTGCGGCTCGGCATTATAATTTATTGGGCCATAGTGCACGCACTTCTTGCCTTCTTCGTAGTTTGA